GCTGAAAACGGGAGCCTTCTCGTTAAAGATATAATGACAAAGGATCCAATTACTGTTGGTCCTGAAATAACGCCTCAGGAAGCTAGAAAAATAATGGCGAGGTATAAGATAGAGAAGCTCCCCGTCGTGAGCGAATCCGGTGAGCTAATAGGCCTGGTAACAGCTAAGGACGTGTTCTATAGGGAATCCCATCCATTCGCTACTAGGGATGAGGAAGGGAGGCTCAGGGTTGGTGCTGCTATATCACCCTTCGATATAGATAGAGCGAAGACTCTAGCGCCTTACGTAGATGTATTGGTGACTGATGTAGCCCATTTCCATAATGAGAATGTAATAAGCGCGACTAAGAGGATAATAGATGAGGTCGGCGTGCCCGTGATCGCTGGAAATATAGGGACTTATGAGGCTGCTGAGGAGGCGATAACTAGGCTCGATATAATAGGGTTGAGAGTGGGCATAGGGAGCGGTAGCATATGCACTACCGGTGAGGTCACCGGGGTCGCAGCACCTACTCTCTATGCTGTTGCTTCGGCTAGTGAGGCGGTCAGGAAGTACTCTAAGGATGTGGCTGTGATAGCTGACGGTGGGATAAGGGGGCCCGGTGAAGCTGCTAAGGCTTTCGCGATGGGAGCGGATGCTGTAATGCTGGGGTACGCCCTCGCTGGCACTAAGGAGGCTCCGGGGTCTACGATGATGATAGGGGGGAAGATGTACAAGATATACAGGGGGATGGGGAGTCCATCTGCTAGGTCGAAGAGGTTCGCCATGGATAGATATAGCAAGCCCTCCAAGGATATAGCTGAGGGGATAGAAGGTTTAGTCCCCTACAGGGGCGATGTAACTACGGTAGTGGATAGATTCGTAGCCGGGCTCAAGGCGGCTTTCGGTTACGTGGGGGCAGCTAATATAAGTGAGATGAAATCGAAGGCTAGAGTTGCGTTGATCTCCCACAGCGGGATGAGTGAGATAGCGCCTCACGATGTAAAACCATTAGAAAAGATTTCAGATTGATCAAAAGCTCCTCTCAATCAAGAAGTTAGCTAACTCCCTTATCTTATCCTTATAAATATTTTCAGGCAGAAGATCTCTGATATCCTCCCAGGAGTCCATGACTATCTTCCTAGCCACATCCCTCGCATAATCTATGGCTCCTTGCCTCTCCATTATAGATATGGCTTCCTTTATGAGCTCCCTATCGCTAGTGTGCATCGATAGTATCTCTTTAAGCCTCCTCCTCTCTTCCTCACCCGCTCTGGAGAGTGTAACTATGACCATGAGCGTTATCTTCCCCTCCCTTATATCCTCACCGAATTCCTTACCCAGGTTCTCAGCGCTCCTCAAATTCAATATGTCATCTTGGATCTGAAAGGCTACCCCTATCGACTCCGCGAATTTCCCTATTCTCCTCTCTTCCTCCTCACTGAGATCAGCAGCTATAGCTGCGAATCTCGCTGCCATCCTCGGGAGCACTCCCGTCTTATTAGCGCACATCTCCAAGTAATGCTCAACGCCTACCGTCTCGGGGTCCCTCAGGCCCCTGTGCCACCCTATATCAGTAGCTTGCCCTATGTGTATCCTTATCATATCCTCTAGGTAAGCGTTAACCAGCCTCCTGTACTTCAGTTCATCCACATTCATCTCCATCAAGATCCTCAAGGGGAGGAAGTACATAGCTGAGGAGAGGTTCACAGCTATGTCCAATCCGTATTTTATGTGAATAGCTTTATCTCCTCTCCTGACTTCAGCTCCATCCTCTATATCATCTGCTATCAGAGATCCATTGTGGAGGAGCTCTATTATCAAAGCTAACTCCTTATACCTCTCCAGATCCACGCCCAGGTTCCTAGAGAGGACTAGGAATAACCAGGGTCTCCACCTCTTCCCCCCTCTAGATAGTAGATCCCACATGGGCTCAAATATAGCTTTTTCCACAGTTATAGCATCATAGCCACGCGACTTCTTCCCCATTAGCCACTCCAAATATTCCTCATTGATCCTTCTGGGAAAGTATTTTTCCATTAAGGCATCCAGCCACTCCCTAGCCTCCTTGAGCTCCCTCTCGATTTCCATAGGCCACCTCCCTCAGCTTCCCCATCAACGTATAAATATTTAGAGCCCGCCTGAAGAATGCTGATGAAACTTCCATGAAGTGAGAGGGCTCATCGAACCTTCGAGACCCTCACTCTAGTCGAATTCAAGCAATTTCCCCCATTTATCTGCTGCTTCTCATCTGTTATTAAATCGTTTATGAAACCGTCGAGCATTATAGCGCTTCTCCTAGTCCAGATAACCCCCTCAGGCACGCTATTATCTATCTTAACTATCCCAGTAACTCTACCGTACTTAGATTCCAAAATTACCCTGTCTTCATCATTTATCTCCATTTTCTCACAGTCCAGAGCGTTCATATGAATGAAATCCTGGCTTAAGCCTATCAGATCCTGGGAGGAAGTATTCCCGGGGACCGCGCTCGTGATGAGCCTGAAGGGATAATCATCATCCGCCTCCTCCCAAGCTACTACCGGCAGAGGGGAGTATCCGAGCTCCTCCGCGATCTTGCTATAAAATTCTATTTTTCCTGATGGCGTTTGGTAGAGATCTTTTGGAGGATATTCCAGTTTTACATAAGGTTTATTTAGAATTTCCTCGAAATTTTTTATCATCCTGCTCTTAGAGAGAGCTCTCCTTATGGCATCCATAGGATCTTCCTTGAGCCATTCAAGACCCATTCTCTCAGCCAACTCATTAGTAACCCACCAATTTGGCTTGCTCTCCCCCATG
The sequence above is drawn from the Candidatus Korarchaeum cryptofilum OPF8 genome and encodes:
- the guaB gene encoding IMP dehydrogenase, with product MRIDRFEFAFTFNDVILLPGKTEIEPSNVDLTTRIGNIALSIPILSSPMDTVTEEEMSIAMARMGGLGILHRNCSVEEQVNMAKAVKRAESFIIRDVITVSPEDSVEEARRLMREHGISGLPVIVGRKLVGIVTRRDVYFAENGSLLVKDIMTKDPITVGPEITPQEARKIMARYKIEKLPVVSESGELIGLVTAKDVFYRESHPFATRDEEGRLRVGAAISPFDIDRAKTLAPYVDVLVTDVAHFHNENVISATKRIIDEVGVPVIAGNIGTYEAAEEAITRLDIIGLRVGIGSGSICTTGEVTGVAAPTLYAVASASEAVRKYSKDVAVIADGGIRGPGEAAKAFAMGADAVMLGYALAGTKEAPGSTMMIGGKMYKIYRGMGSPSARSKRFAMDRYSKPSKDIAEGIEGLVPYRGDVTTVVDRFVAGLKAAFGYVGAANISEMKSKARVALISHSGMSEIAPHDVKPLEKISD
- a CDS encoding polyprenyl synthetase family protein, translated to MEIERELKEAREWLDALMEKYFPRRINEEYLEWLMGKKSRGYDAITVEKAIFEPMWDLLSRGGKRWRPWLFLVLSRNLGVDLERYKELALIIELLHNGSLIADDIEDGAEVRRGDKAIHIKYGLDIAVNLSSAMYFLPLRILMEMNVDELKYRRLVNAYLEDMIRIHIGQATDIGWHRGLRDPETVGVEHYLEMCANKTGVLPRMAARFAAIAADLSEEEERRIGKFAESIGVAFQIQDDILNLRSAENLGKEFGEDIREGKITLMVIVTLSRAGEEERRRLKEILSMHTSDRELIKEAISIMERQGAIDYARDVARKIVMDSWEDIRDLLPENIYKDKIRELANFLIERSF